One Tomitella gaofuii DNA segment encodes these proteins:
- a CDS encoding major capsid protein, whose product MAITLTEAAKLSTTHLQRGVQETFVLASPVLDRIPLMTIQGNAYAYNKEKTLPGVEFRNVNEAYSESTGTVSQHSESLVILGGDADVDRFIVQTRGDLNDQRAVQTSMKTKSAAYKFQDTFFNGDVSQTGTNAEKGFDGLKVRLTGDQVIDAGTNGAKINADDATRQDFFDLLEGLIAQVPGLTGGNGAIYANRSVLAKIKSAGRRIGGTEMVREDMTGKRVLMWNGIPILDPGDTADGTQILPQTETMGTAEDTSSIYAVRFGQDEGDQAVTGLTNGGVQVYDLGELQEKPAYRTRIEFYCGVAIFGGKAAARLRGVQAA is encoded by the coding sequence ATGGCCATCACTCTGACCGAGGCCGCGAAGCTGTCGACGACCCATCTGCAGCGCGGCGTGCAGGAGACGTTCGTGCTGGCGTCGCCGGTACTCGACCGGATCCCGCTGATGACGATCCAGGGCAACGCGTACGCGTACAACAAGGAGAAGACGCTGCCGGGCGTCGAGTTCCGCAACGTCAACGAGGCGTATTCCGAGTCGACCGGCACCGTGTCGCAGCACTCCGAGTCCCTCGTCATCCTCGGTGGCGACGCGGACGTCGACCGGTTCATCGTGCAGACCCGCGGGGATCTGAACGATCAGCGCGCGGTGCAGACGTCGATGAAGACCAAGTCGGCCGCGTACAAGTTCCAGGACACCTTCTTCAACGGCGACGTCTCCCAGACGGGGACCAACGCGGAGAAGGGGTTCGACGGGCTCAAGGTGCGTCTGACCGGCGACCAGGTGATCGACGCGGGCACCAACGGCGCGAAGATCAACGCCGACGATGCGACCCGGCAGGACTTCTTCGACCTGCTCGAGGGTCTGATCGCGCAGGTGCCGGGGCTGACCGGCGGCAACGGTGCGATCTACGCGAACCGTTCGGTGCTGGCGAAGATCAAGTCGGCGGGCCGGCGGATCGGCGGCACCGAGATGGTGCGCGAGGACATGACCGGCAAGCGGGTGCTGATGTGGAACGGCATCCCGATCCTCGACCCCGGCGATACCGCGGACGGCACGCAGATCCTGCCGCAGACCGAGACGATGGGCACCGCCGAGGACACGTCCTCGATCTACGCGGTGCGGTTCGGGCAGGACGAGGGTGACCAGGCGGTCACCGGGCTGACGAACGGCGGCGTTCAGGTGTACGACCTGGGCGAGCTGCAGGAGAAGCCGGCCTACCGGACCCGCATCGAGTTCTATTGCGGCGTGGCGATCTTCGGCGGCAAGGCTGCGGCCCGGCTGCGCGGCGTGCAGGCGGCGTGA
- a CDS encoding terminase: MIDDGFLVDFPTLGDVGEAWVRRHCRVPDGYQRGAEFEWSDWQFWCAANYYRVRPGAAWTDYPLGAQAFTYRRAQVVAPQKTGKGPWSATMTLLEAVGPSQFLGWAKAGDGYACSDWGCGCGWEYEYLPGEPMGMRHPSPVIQLTASNEDQVGNVYRPLTAMIRLGPLADLLLVREGFIRVLGEAGGEDFDRIDVVTSSVNGRVGNPVSWVLQDETGLWTKTNKMMKIADDQRRGAAGMNGRTLETTNAWNSAENSVAQRTWESRAEDVFKFFRIPPARLSWGNKRERRQILRFVYKGSPWVNLDSIEAEADEIGETDPSQAERFFGNRVTYGAGTWLPDGLWESRWSDALAPSS, from the coding sequence ATGATTGATGACGGGTTCCTCGTCGACTTCCCCACGCTCGGCGACGTCGGTGAGGCGTGGGTGCGCCGGCACTGCCGGGTGCCCGACGGATACCAGCGTGGCGCCGAGTTCGAGTGGTCGGACTGGCAGTTCTGGTGTGCGGCGAACTACTACCGGGTGCGACCGGGAGCAGCGTGGACGGACTACCCGCTCGGCGCGCAGGCGTTCACCTACCGGCGTGCGCAGGTAGTCGCTCCCCAGAAGACGGGCAAGGGACCGTGGTCGGCGACGATGACGCTCCTCGAGGCGGTCGGGCCGTCGCAGTTCCTCGGCTGGGCGAAGGCCGGCGACGGGTACGCATGCAGCGATTGGGGTTGCGGCTGCGGCTGGGAGTACGAGTACCTTCCGGGCGAGCCGATGGGCATGCGGCACCCGTCGCCGGTCATTCAGCTGACGGCGTCGAACGAGGACCAGGTCGGCAACGTGTACCGGCCGTTGACGGCGATGATCCGTCTCGGACCGTTGGCGGATCTGCTGCTCGTGCGCGAGGGGTTCATCCGTGTGCTCGGCGAGGCCGGGGGCGAGGACTTCGACCGCATCGACGTGGTGACGTCGTCGGTGAACGGCCGCGTCGGCAACCCCGTCTCGTGGGTGCTGCAGGACGAGACCGGGTTGTGGACGAAGACGAACAAGATGATGAAGATCGCCGACGACCAGCGGCGCGGCGCGGCAGGCATGAACGGGCGCACGTTGGAGACGACGAACGCGTGGAACTCGGCGGAGAACTCGGTGGCGCAGCGCACCTGGGAGTCGCGCGCGGAGGACGTGTTCAAGTTCTTCCGGATCCCCCCGGCCCGGCTGTCGTGGGGGAACAAGCGGGAGCGCCGTCAGATCCTGCGGTTCGTCTACAAGGGCTCGCCGTGGGTGAACCTCGACTCGATCGAGGCGGAGGCCGACGAGATCGGCGAGACGGACCCGTCGCAGGCGGAACGGTTCTTTGGCAACCGGGTGACCTACGGGGCGGGAACGTGGCTGCCGGATGGGCTGTGGGAGTCGAGGTGGTCGGATGCTCTGGCTCCCAGCTCCTGA
- a CDS encoding phage portal protein, whose amino-acid sequence MADAAALARDYLDVGLARLQEQAAAWDEREQYHRGEQRLPYAPPGVSDEYLELREQSLANFLGLAMAAPVQRMRAEGLRDGTGQMDNDTWTNVWQPNKLDDRQAIVYTQMLVHGRGIWSVSRNPKRTDRPKVRVESSRRVWIEPNPEDPFESLFAVKTFTVDDARSRSQLWTPGGQSGALHVAYVYTDTSWFRFEQRGSVAAGGAGWEPKGSGDHGLGEVPFVPSDANVDADGVPHSAIAPLIPQQDALNTIRFNTLLAMQFSAYRQRGVSGYDPVVRDAAGNPVPKRDKNGEIVLDDNGQPVPAIRQMGRIGVDRLLVFPGSDTKMWDIPESNLANYISVYSDFLTTFFSTGQVPPQYMLSRMSNLSGDALAGAESTLQALVRDLKDAAGEAIETVNRLANRARGLQAEDYSAEVVWADAEARSFSQTIDAITKLISVGFPRRSAFEMIPGATPPKVEGWMEQAREEALDPMLEQFTRELDAPAATGGVWTPTR is encoded by the coding sequence GTGGCGGATGCAGCCGCGCTGGCGCGTGATTACCTCGACGTCGGTCTGGCTCGTCTGCAGGAGCAGGCGGCCGCGTGGGATGAGCGCGAGCAGTATCACCGGGGTGAGCAGCGACTGCCGTATGCGCCGCCGGGCGTCTCCGATGAGTACTTGGAGCTGCGCGAGCAGTCGTTGGCGAACTTCCTCGGCCTGGCGATGGCCGCGCCGGTGCAGCGGATGCGCGCGGAGGGGCTGCGCGACGGTACCGGGCAGATGGACAACGACACGTGGACGAACGTGTGGCAGCCGAACAAGCTGGACGACCGGCAGGCCATCGTCTACACGCAGATGCTGGTGCATGGCCGCGGGATCTGGTCGGTGTCGCGGAACCCGAAGCGGACGGATCGGCCGAAGGTGCGGGTCGAGTCGTCGCGGCGGGTGTGGATCGAGCCGAATCCGGAGGACCCGTTCGAGTCGCTGTTCGCGGTGAAGACGTTCACGGTCGACGATGCGCGGTCCCGGTCGCAGCTGTGGACGCCGGGCGGCCAGTCTGGGGCTCTGCATGTGGCGTACGTGTACACGGATACGTCGTGGTTCCGGTTCGAGCAGCGAGGCTCGGTCGCGGCCGGCGGGGCCGGGTGGGAGCCGAAGGGCTCCGGTGACCATGGGCTCGGCGAGGTGCCGTTCGTGCCGTCGGATGCGAACGTGGACGCCGATGGTGTGCCGCATTCGGCGATCGCCCCGCTGATCCCCCAGCAGGACGCGCTCAACACGATCCGGTTCAACACGCTGTTGGCGATGCAGTTCAGCGCGTATCGGCAGCGCGGCGTGTCCGGCTATGACCCGGTGGTGCGGGACGCGGCGGGGAACCCGGTGCCGAAGCGGGACAAGAACGGCGAGATCGTCCTGGACGACAACGGGCAGCCGGTGCCGGCTATCCGGCAGATGGGCCGCATCGGCGTGGACCGGCTGCTGGTGTTCCCCGGCTCGGATACGAAGATGTGGGACATTCCGGAGTCGAATCTGGCCAACTACATCTCCGTGTACTCGGACTTTCTGACGACGTTCTTCTCGACGGGCCAGGTGCCGCCGCAGTACATGCTCTCGCGCATGTCGAACCTGTCCGGCGATGCGTTGGCGGGCGCGGAGTCGACGCTGCAGGCGCTGGTGCGGGACTTGAAGGACGCGGCGGGCGAGGCGATCGAGACGGTGAACCGGCTGGCGAACCGGGCCCGCGGCCTGCAGGCGGAGGACTACTCGGCGGAGGTCGTGTGGGCAGACGCGGAGGCCCGTTCGTTCTCGCAGACGATCGACGCGATCACGAAGCTGATCTCGGTCGGCTTCCCGCGGCGGTCGGCGTTCGAGATGATCCCCGGGGCGACCCCTCCGAAGGTCGAGGGGTGGATGGAGCAGGCGCGCGAGGAGGCGCTTGATCCGATGCTGGAGCAGTTCACCCGCGAGCTCGACGCGCCGGCGGCGACGGGGGGGGTATGGACGCCGACGAGGTGA
- a CDS encoding HNH endonuclease has product MTPGYHCPTHARAREARAHGSTPTKVTRTWAERQRRAGVVESWRKFRGDWCPGFERPPHRSSDLTADHVTPVASGGAADGPLGVLCRSCNSRKGVRLSSARGGGYPRRR; this is encoded by the coding sequence ATGACACCCGGGTACCACTGCCCCACCCATGCCCGCGCCAGGGAGGCGAGGGCACATGGGTCGACCCCCACCAAGGTCACCCGCACGTGGGCGGAGCGGCAGCGGCGGGCCGGGGTGGTCGAGTCGTGGCGGAAGTTCCGGGGCGATTGGTGCCCCGGGTTCGAGCGGCCGCCGCACCGGTCGTCGGATCTGACGGCCGACCACGTGACCCCGGTGGCCTCCGGTGGCGCGGCCGACGGTCCCCTCGGGGTGCTGTGCCGGTCGTGCAACTCCCGCAAGGGTGTTCGACTTTCGAGCGCGAGGGGTGGGGGGTACCCCCGTCGGAGGTGA
- a CDS encoding terminase TerL endonuclease subunit, whose protein sequence is MLWLPAPDDATEVALGMDGSESDDWTAIKAETRGGLLFTPRYGPDARPTIWDPAEWGGKIPRGEVHAAVDELFQRYRVGRFYCDPFDWRSEIGDWSLQYGETRVSEWPTNRIDRMWKALRRFETDLTTGRITHDGCPITTVHMRNARKVAKPGQKYVIGKPEQHQKIDAVIASVMAHEAASDLHTEGWRATGAGVSTAMYGFS, encoded by the coding sequence ATGCTCTGGCTCCCAGCTCCTGACGATGCCACCGAGGTTGCGCTCGGCATGGACGGGTCGGAGTCCGACGACTGGACCGCGATCAAGGCGGAGACGCGCGGCGGGCTGTTGTTCACGCCGCGGTATGGGCCGGATGCGCGGCCGACGATCTGGGATCCGGCCGAGTGGGGCGGGAAGATCCCGCGCGGCGAGGTGCATGCCGCGGTGGACGAGCTGTTCCAGCGGTACCGGGTGGGTCGGTTCTACTGCGACCCGTTCGACTGGCGTTCGGAGATCGGCGACTGGTCGTTGCAGTACGGCGAGACTCGGGTGTCGGAGTGGCCGACGAACAGGATCGACAGGATGTGGAAGGCGTTGCGCCGGTTCGAGACCGACTTGACGACGGGCCGGATCACCCATGACGGGTGTCCGATCACGACGGTGCACATGCGGAACGCGCGGAAGGTGGCGAAGCCCGGTCAGAAGTACGTGATCGGCAAGCCGGAGCAGCACCAGAAGATCGACGCGGTGATCGCGTCGGTGATGGCCCATGAGGCGGCGTCGGACCTGCACACCGAGGGGTGGAGGGCGACGGGCGCCGGTGTGTCGACGGCGATGTACGGATTCAGCTGA